Genomic window (Palaemon carinicauda isolate YSFRI2023 chromosome 42, ASM3689809v2, whole genome shotgun sequence):
GTGTTACTCGTCGTTTGCTTTGCATGATGGGGTatgcagagaaatcgatggcattccTGACTTTACAAATAAACCTGATGTGTCAAGACATGAATGCCTAGATTTTTCTCTGAGGGATTTGACGAACTGAGGAGAGACAGGACTGAtatctctcttgaaatctcgaagaaaACTAACTAACTAAGGAAAAGTCTTAAAAAATAGAGACGGGAGAACAGTGATGAACAGACTACACGATACCAAAGAACCTCTAACGCTCGAAGTATggcaccccaaaatagaggtcaaagaatatctaatacttgaggtaaggaataccaaaatagatgtcaaagagaatctaatacttaaggaaaggaatccaaaaatagaggtcgaagagaatctaatacttgaggAAAGGcatcccaaaatagaggtcaaagagaatctaatacttaagaAAAGGAATccaaaaatagaggtcgaagaaaaTCTAATACTTGAGGAAAGGcatcccaaaatagaggtcaaagagaatctaatacttaaggaaaggcatcccaaaatagaggtcaaagagaatctaatacttaaggaaaggaatcccaaaatataggtcaaagggaatctaatacttaaggaaaggaatcccaaaatagaggtcaaagagaatctaatacttaaggaaaggaatcccaaaatagaggtcaaagagaatctaatacttaaggaaaggcAGCCCAAAATAGAAGtcgaagagaatctaatacttaaggaaaggaatcccaaaatagaggtcaaagagaatctaatacttaaggaaaggaatccaaaaatagaggtcgaagagaatctaatacttgaggAAAGGcatcccaaaatagaggtcaaagagaatctaatacttaagaAAAGGAATccaaaaatagaggtcgaagaaaaTCTAATACTTGAGGAAAGGcatcccaaaatagaggtcaaagagaatctaatacttaaggaaaggcatcccaaaatagaggtcaaagagaatctaatacttaaggaaaggaatcccaaaatataggtcaaagggaatctaatacttaaggaaaggaatcccaaaatagaggtcaaagagaatctaatacttaaggaaaggaatcccaaaatagaggtcaaagagaatctaatacttaaggaaaggcAGCCCAAAATAGAAGtcgaagagaatctaatacttaaggaaaggaatcccaaaatagaggtcaaagagaatctaatacttaaggaaaggaatccaaaaatagaggtcaaagagaatcagATACTTGAGGAAAGGcatcccaaaatagaggtcaaagagaatctaatacttaatGAAAGGAATCCCACAATATaagtcaaagagaatctaatacttaaggaaaggaatcccaaaatagaggtcaaagagaatctaatacttaaggaaaggaatcccaaaatagaggtcaaagagaatctaatacttaaggaaaggaatcccaaaatagaggtcaaagagaatctaatacctaaggaaaggaatcccaaaatagatgtcaaagagaatctaatacttgaggAAAGGCAtcccaaaataaaggtcaaagagaatctaatacttaaggaaaggaatccaaaaatagaggtcgaagagaatctaatacttgaggAAAGGCAgcccaaaataaaggtcaaagagaatctaatacttaaggaaaggcagcccaaaatagaagccaaagagaatctaatacttaaggaaaggaatcccaaaatagaggtcaaagagaatctaatacttaaggaaaggcAACCCAAAAGAGAGGtcgaagagaatctaatacttaaggaaaggcagcccaaaatagaggtcaaagggaatctaatacttaaggaaaggcagcccaaaatagaggtcaaagagaatctaatacttaaggaaaggaatccaaaaatagaggtaaaagagaatctaatacttaaggaaaggaatccaaaaatagaggtcgaagagaatctaatacttgaggAAAGGCAgcccaaaataaaggtcaaagagaatctaatacttaaggaaaggcagcccaaaatagaggtcaaagagaatctaatacttaaggaaaggaatccaaaaatagaggtcaaagagaatctaatacttaaggaaaggcAACCCAAAAGAGAGGTCGAAGGgaatctaatacttaaggaaaggcagcccaaaatagaggtcaaagggaatctaatacttaaggaaaggcagcccaaaatagaggtcgaagagaatctaatacttgaggTACGGCTTCACAATATataggtcaaagagaatctaatacttaaggaaaggaatccaaaaatagaggtcaaagagaatctaataattaagaaaaaggaatcccaaaatagaggtcaaagggaaTCTAATGCTTGAGGTGAGGCAtgcaaaaatagaggtcaaagagaatctaatacctAGGGAAAGTCAGCCCAAAATGGAAGtaaaagagaatctaatacttgaggtaaggcatcccaaaatagaggtcaaagagaatctaatacttaatGAAAGGAATCCCACAATATaagtcaaagagaatctaatacttaaggaaaggaatcccaaaatagaggtcaaagagaatctaatacttaaggaaaggaatcccaaaatagaggtcaaagagaatctaatacttaaggaaaggaatcccaaaatagaggtcaaagagaatctaatacctaaggaaaggaatcccaaaatagaggtcaaagagaatctaatacttgaggAAAGGCAtcccaaaataaaggtcaaagagaatctaatacttatgGAAAGGAATccaaaaatagaggtcgaagagaatctaatacttgaggAAAGGCAgcccaaaataaaggtcaaagagaatctaatacttaaggaaaggcagcccaaaatagaggtcaaagagaatctaatacttaaggaaaggaatcccaaaatagaggtcaaagagaatctaatacttaaggaaaggcAACCCAAAAGAGAGGtcgaagagaatctaatacttaaggaaaggcagcccaaaatagaggtcaaagggaatctaatacttaaggaaaggcagcccaaaatagaggtcgaagagaatctaatacttgaggTACGGCATcacaatatagaggtcaaagagaatctaatacttaaggaaaggaatcccaaaatagaggtcaaagagaatctaatacttaaggaaaggcAGCCCAAAATAGAAGtcgaagagaatctaatacttaaggaaaggaatcccaaaatagaggtcaaagagaatctaatacttaaggaaaggaatccaaaaatagaggtcgaagagaatctaatacttgaggAAAGGcatcccaaaatagaggtcaaagagaatctaatacttaagaAAAGGAATccaaaaatagaggtcgaagaaaaTCTAATACTTGAGGAAAGGcatcccaaaatagaggtcaaagagaatctaatacttaaggaaaggcatcccaaaatagaggtcaaagagaatctaatacttaaggaaaggaatcccaaaatataggtcaaagggaatctaatacttaaggaaaggaatcccaaaatagaggtcaaagagaatctaatacttaaggaaaggaatcccaaaatagaggtcaaagagaatctaatacttaaggaaaggcAGCCCAAAATAGAAGtcgaagagaatctaatacttaaggaaaggaatcccaaaatagaggtcaaagagaatctaatacttaaggaaaggaatccaaaaatagaggtcaaagagaatcagATACTTGAGGAAAGGcatcccaaaatagaggtcaaagagaatctaatacttaatGAAAGGAATCCCACAATATaagtcaaagagaatctaatacttaaggaaaggaatcccaaaatagaggtcaaagagaatctaatacttaaggaaaggaatcccaaaatagaggtcaaagagaatctaatacttaaggaaaggaatcccaaaatagaggtcaaagagaatctaatacctaaggaaaggaatcccaaaatagatgtcaaagagaatctaatacttgaggAAAGGCAtcccaaaataaaggtcaaagagaatctaatacttaaggaaaggaatccaaaaatagaggtcgaagagaatctaatacttgaggAAAGGCAgcccaaaataaaggtcaaagagaatctaatacttaaggaaaggcagcccaaaatagaagccaaagagaatctaatacttaaggaaaggaatcccaaaatagaggtcaaagagaatctaatacttaaggaaaggcAACCCAAAAGAGAGGtcgaagagaatctaatacttaaggaaaggcagcccaaaatagaggtcaaagggaatctaatacttaaggaaaggcagcccaaaatagaggtcaaagagaatctaatacttaaggaaaggaatccaaaaatagaggtaaaagagaatctaatacttaaggaaaggaatccaaaaatagaggtcgaagagaatctaatacttgaggAAAGGCAgcccaaaataaaggtcaaagagaatctaatacttaaggaaaggcagcccaaaatagaggtcaaagagaatctaatacttaaggaaaggaatccaaaaatagaggtcaaagagaatctaatacttaaggaaaggcAACCCAAAAGAGAGGTCGAAGGgaatctaatacttaaggaaaggcagcccaaaatagaggtcaaagggaatctaatacttaaggaaaggcagcccaaaatagaggtcgaagagaatctaatacttgaggTACGGCTTCACAATATataggtcaaagagaatctaatacttaaggaaaggaatccaaaaatagaggtcaaagagaatctaataattaagaaaaaggaatcccaaaatagaggtcaaagggaaTCTAA
Coding sequences:
- the LOC137633163 gene encoding trichohyalin-like, which codes for MERNPKIEVEENLILEERQPKIKVKENLILKERQPKIEVKENLILKERNPKIEVKENLILKERQPKREVEENLILKERQPKIEVKGNLILKERQPKIEVEENLILEVRHHNIEVKENLILKERNPKIEVKENLILKERQPKIEVEENLILKERNPKIEVKENLILKERNPKIEVEENLILEERHPKIEVKENLILKKRNPKIEVEENLILEERHPKIEVKENLILKERHPKIEVKENLILKERNPKIEVKENLILKERNPKIEVKENLILKERQPKIEVEENLILKERNPKIEVKENLILKERNPKIEVEENQIPKERNPKIEVKENLILEERHPKIKVKEKLILKERNPKIEVEENLILEERQPKIKVKENLILKERQPKIEVKENLILKERNPKIEVKENLNLKERQPKREVEENLILKERQPKIEVKGNLILKERKPKIEVEENLILEVRHHKI